DNA sequence from the Oryza brachyantha chromosome 5, ObraRS2, whole genome shotgun sequence genome:
GATATTGCTTCCAGTTTCTACTAAATGTCAGATTTCACAATGGGGGAAGGAAGAGGCGAAGAACGTAGAGCCTAGCTGAAGCGCACCTGGTATTTGACATCATACTTCACAGGGTCCTTCAGGAAGTATTGGACCTGATGAAAAGGAGGCGGATTAGAAACTAGAATGCAGAGCACGACTGAATTTCCCGGTAGTGAGTTTCTTGtttgcagttttgtttgtttttattcatGTGGAATGTAAGAACAAATGTTCTTGCCATAAATAGCTTGGTGGCACTAATTCAATACTATTGTCTGCAGAAGGTTAACTTAAAAGGTTTGCTTGCCTtacaaagagaaaaatagagaAGGGCTATTATGCAGAGCGGTTTGAAATGTTCGGGAATGAATGGGATCAGaccagaaaaagaaagggaatATTTGGGAGAACCAATTGGAAAGGCCAGCTCACCTGAAAGACCACCTGAGGAATTGTCAATCCAAGCAGTGCCAGGGCATAATAAGGCTTACCGGTAATCCAAAGGTAGCCTGAAAAATGGAACGTGTGTTAGAATAATGAGATACTTTATGCTTCTTAAAAGTACTAGGGTACCTCCACTCAAAAATCATCATAATAATAAGTTTGCTACAAAAATTCAGAAAGATGGAATGTCAATGTTTGTCTGCCGTACAGTTCGCTGACATGTGAATTTATCTGAAGCGAATGCCAAACATTTTCTCCAATTAACGTGCTAACTTCTGGGCCCTTAAAGCGAACATAGTGGCTCCATTTAGCTCTccctttataatataataggaTTCATAACATTATTTATGGTATCCTAAATAGCAGCATGACAACATGCAGCATGACAACTTCttgctaattttttaaacaaaaccaataaaatgaaaattcatGTCTTTACCTGCAACAGATAATTGAGTTATGTCAATTGCTCCGACACATATCCACTTTGCAGTTTCCATACCAAAAGCAACGGGGAGTGACTGAAAAAACGGTAAATTAATATGGGGAACTGCTTATCTTTGGAACCATAGAAAAGGGTTGTGACCATAAATCTACAATGtagaaagaagaagaacctGAAGCCCCAGAGCTCTATCCCCTTCAACACTCTTAAAGTCATTTACAATAGCAATTCCTAGCTAGAAAATCAAGGAAGACAGTAAACATCATGAAAATCGTAAGTGATTACAAGAAAAGTAAGTATGCATTGATGATATACCCCAGCTATGCTATACAAAGAAGTCAGGATAACAATATCAGGAGTAAGGGTTCCAAACAGTGCCTGTCCAGCCCACCTGTGAAGAATATATACAGGTATTTATATATCTAATTTCTTGCATATAATATCATTAATTTCCAAGCAAACATTTTTACTCAGTATGAAAGAAGATCCACACTGCTTATTTTTACCAGGGCAAGCCAATGTAGCTCGCCCCAAGAGCAAAATTTCCAATCCATCCATTCTGCTTGAGCTGAAATGTGCAATGATGTGTTATCAATATTTTCAATCAAAAGGTGTCTACTATTCAAGATGTACTgtgctaaaaaaaactaggggAATTGTATGAAACAGAACAGATGTATCAAATACCTTGAGAGGTGGAGCTGAATATATGTAAGAAAGCAAGGACCCACCACAagcaagataaaaaataatgggaAAATCATGTCCTGCCTGCAAATATGCaagaatataagaaaataaagggggggggggcacaTTTTTCAGCCTGTTAATATCCAAGATCAGTTATTTGGGGACTTACCCATACATCTAACAGAGCACCCAGCCCAAGCCCAGCTAACAATAGCACCCAAATTTGAGTAATTACCTGGACAAAGTCATTgtcatcaataaatatatggaaAACATTTTGCATGGCACGATGGTTGTTCAGTCAGCTGCATCTAGCAACATCCTTGGGAATGACCTCAAAAGCTCATTATCTCCACTATATCAAAAACACTGGTGGCAGTGGCAGACTGGCAGTGAGTCTGTGCCTGCCATCCCACCACCTCATCTTGAGTTGACAAGATCTTTTGGGATAATTGATCAATGCATTTAAAGCttgtaataaatttatcatgatatatataacctTTTCTATTTTACACCTCATGATATATTCCGTACTTATCAGAAACCCATTGCTAAAGGTGCTTCCCCCATGTTAAAGCGATAACTGATGGCAAACAAATCCACATAGTAACTAGCTGatgaaactaaacaaaaatgtGAATAAATATGAGCAcagaaaagaaatagaaagaTCCTACAGGCATACCTCATTTTCTGATATAGCACCTGAAGGAATAGGACGATAAGGCTCATTTATTGCATCTATGTCTCGATCATACCAGTCATTAATTGTCTACAGTCAGGAATGTATAAAACTGACATATTGGTTAGCAACATCACAAACACTTCTCCATGCAGCACTATATGATGTTATGAACAGAGTCAACAAAACTCATCTAAGTTCTAACAGTAAACCTGTGTGTATCCTGTAAGACATGGACCTGACATTATCATGCATACAATAGATTTTGCAACATCTTCAACTGTCCAGTGGAAATTTCCTGAATACAGGAAGTTAGagaaaaacataagcatataaCAGATTTATGGTTGTATGCCAGGAGGAACACTGTACAAGTACAACACATCAGCAACAAGTTGCAGTAGTATACTGTCTGTATGCCATTGCCGCCCTAAAATGCTAAACCCTTGTGTCTCATGTGCAACCCATTAGGGCCCAAAGAGCAGTCTAAGGGTTCAGCCTGTTTTCGCCCAAAAGCACTCGCCATAAGACTAGTGGTACTGCATGCAACAGTACCACTCATAACATTGTGGTTGTAGAGTGGATAAAGTAGCATTAATTTTCAATGTGCTGTATTTCAGAAATTGGTTGGACTTATCTTGTGTAGGCTCTAGTCCACAaatgttcaaaattttggatttcaCTCTAACACAGGAAGTTTCTATACTTGATAGATTAAATTTAAGGAATAAAAAATTGTGTACCAACAAATCTTGTAAATTACATTAgcttaacaaaataataaaattactgtATGTCAGTAAATTCTTCCTTTAGTGATGGAGCACACTTTTAAATTGTTGATAACAAGCCTTATGAATGCCAGCAATGTAGTGAAGACACTGTGTGTATAATTATAAAGTAAAGAACAGTGTACCGATTCTACTTGTGCTAAAATGATTACAATCTTCAAACAGTAAAATCCATGAAAGGTACTGTGTGCATACCAGAGGCAGCTGCTCCGCAAAGCACTCCCCATACAAGTGGGGGCCATGTCACTGGCTTAGTAAGTTGAAGGCGAATCTTCCATATGTCCTATGTGCACCATGCAAAAGAGTTGATTGATTAGCAATATAGCATTAGTGATTTCCAGATAGGAATATCTGGATTACGAAATGCAAAAAAGATGCAGATCTTATCAGCTTCTAGAAATGTAAAGAGAGTGTAAAACATggtttaggaaaaaaaaaaggttttgaaATAAGAAATGCTTTAAATTGATGTCCTTTTTCCTACTTTGAATCAACACCCGAGCCTCCTACAACATGAACCATTGTCATACTAAATCTGTCACAACATGGACTATTGACTATTGCCTCAACAGAAACTGCGAACTAGACTTAGAGCAAAGTGTATCATTAATCATCAACCTATTTGGGAAACGACTGCATAAATTTCCATTCCTAGATCAAGGATCCTAGCTCTAATACACATTACTAAAATGATCAACAACACGCATCCAACGCTCTCCCAAACAGCGACATATAAAAACAGAAATTTTCAATGAGGGCGCTAATGGGTGGCAATCCCGCTGCAAACACAGCAAGAACCCAGTAGACCGGACACGCTGAACTAACCACAAATGGAGCAACCTCTATCCTGCTGCTACAACCCACTTCACCCTAATGCAAGGGGGAGTCTAGCGCTAAGCTAGGGAGACGAGCGGATGGGATCACTCACGCTTTCTTGCTTGGCGCCCTTAATGCCGAGCAGCTGGTTGAAGCTGGAGCCCCCGGCGGGAGCCTTCTCGGGCGCACTGGGCTTCGCTGCACAGCAAGACCCACCCAACCGCGCATCCATCAGGAACGCCATCAGGATAGAACCAAAGGCAAAGCTTTcacagggagggagggaggggaggctTACTGTCCTTGTCGGTCTCGGCCGCGCGGACCACCTGGAAGTGCCGCCTGCCTGCCAACGGATCGAGCTCAAACGCATCAGCCCCCCACACACTCATACACACAAgcgaggaagggagggagggacaGTACGGTTGAGGCGGAGCGATgagggcggcggggagcggaGGCCgccgaggagaggagggcggaaggcggtggaggcggcggcggcgaggaggtgggAGGTGGCCATTgcgggaggaggggggaggggagagtgGCTGTGTCTGTGTGGAAGAGGCCACCAGAGGAGGGAAGGATAACGCGATGTTTTGACCTTTTTCGGGCGATTGCTCGCTCAACAGAGAGAAATTCAAAAGGGTTTATGGGCAGCCTCGTGCGCAGGATAAAAACGGGTTGAAAACTAGCAGTATTCGTattcgtttttatttttttcgaaaTCAAAATCGGAGTCGAAAACTCggttataaaaatagaatcgaatattatcaaatataaatacgAAGTAAATACAAATCGAAACGAATATGGTGACGAATATTAATCGAAACATAAAAACTCTTAAACTGAGCTTCACATATCATCGAAGAAAtacaacttgttatttttaatataaatatataacttatcaatatttttaaatataagtaattactAATACCATAAAACGAAATATCCGTGACGGTTGTGTGGTCGTGGACGTCTAGACTGTTTGAAGCCAGTTAGCCAGAACCAGGTTAACACTAGTTGGGCGTTGGGGTGGATTTCTCTAGGTCGAGCTGATTTGATTTAATGGCTAATGCATAGGTCCGgatattcagaaaaaaatccGGATAGTATCCAACGGATTTCCGAATATGAAGGATATCACCCGTATCGTATTCGTTTTCGTATCCGAAGAAAAAATCTGAATTTGATTCCGAAttcgaaaatttttggaactaaccGACCGAAGCTATTCGAATCCGAAAAATGATCCGGTTTATCCAAATCACTTTCAACCCTACTCATGCGCGTGTCGCTGCTCTACAATCCTATTGTACTTTGTCACTCATCGCTCGTGCACTTTTGATTGGCGTGGCATATTTcaatctactccctccatccttaAATAAGGCAAACTTTTGACCATGTGTgtccagcgtttgaccatctgttttatttgaaaatttttcaagaaattaaaaaaaattagtcacacgtaaagtactatttatgatttatcatctagtaaaaacaaaaatgttaatcgtaatttttttaataagacaaagagtcaaacatcgtaggtaaaaaagtaaaagattgatttattttgggacggagggagtatgtccGTGTTCTTACGTATGGACAAAgagatagaaaataaaagattattttatttttaataattattttaatattgtaaatgattaatttaactattagaaaattaaaaatctatcttAGAAAGGTAAgacaataaacttatatatatatatatttttttaaaaaaacactggTTAGTGGTCCGGAAAACGTGCGTATAAAAACTGAAGAAAAATACGAGAATAAATCTGCCTAAAAGAACGCATCAAAATGTTTGTATCAAATGAGACTAGAGTTCATCCAATATGATATTTGGGTTGGTTACATGGAAAATGGATTGGGTCCCTAGATGCAATGAAAATGCTTATGGTTGCCTTTTACTTATGTTATTACCTGCCTAGAGCATTCATGGTAGAAACTTCATCACATTCTCTATCTTGAAAATAGagtatataaggggaaaaataTTACTCCATTAGATACTATAACTCATCCTCCGAAAATAGAGCATCAATCATCTTGAAAAGAGAAACTCCAAATAAAGATGTTCTCTTTCCTCCATCTATATCTCATCACCCAATCATAAGAGGATATGGCAATAACAACATGAGAGGAAGTTGTTGCAAAAATATtagtaaaacatatatagatgatataaTATGGATTTTCTGTTGGAGTAATAActgatataaataaagaatcTAGTTTGGATGACCATCCAAATGACAGTACGGATGATTAAATTTGGGTGAACTATTGGTAATGCTCTTACTACTAAGATTATGTAAGAAGCTATGTGGGATTAGGATATGAGCTTCAAAATTAACTGATATTGCATATTGCTAccaaccccatcttttcgcttctacttatgcttataaactaaaatttgaagttgattttagggatTTTTCACCGAGGattattttctaaccttgacttctagattgctaaaaatatgtatataaaagttttattcactaattatttttcgtttgcaaatatgtggTTGGCATTTTTcgtgaaaaaaccaaacaatcacccactACTTCTCAAGTACGTCCTTCTTTTGAAAATGATTTAAACACTACACAAGATTTTTTCTGTTAACTATTTGATTcaagaaaaatagatttaagAGGCAAAAACAATTTTCGACTGCAAGTTTTATAAACAAGTTCCAAGAAGTTTAAGAGTACAACTTGAACATTTTTGGATTCCATGTCCCAACATATTAGAATCAGAACTACCTTAGTTCCAACAACGACACACAGAGAACTACTCTTTCCCACAACATTTGACGATTTTATCTTCTTTTATAGAAGGAATCTAATACACATAACTAAAATGCAAAGCAATCCAACATGCTTAACTTTACTAATCCAATTCTAGAACAAACCCCAAGCTCCCCATGAATATGCATTATTCTACTTTAATGAAATACCAGAGCGAGAAAGCAACACAATTATGGATCCAATAATGTCTTGACCACTTTTATCAAAATAGCTTTGTAGCGCAGTTGTATGAAAGCATTACAACATATTATTTCACGATGAACTTGAAttgaattttattcataagaaAGAGCAGCAAGAAGTAATCATAACaaatacaaacaaaaagaCCTACTATAACACCTTCCAAACCACACATGCAAGGGGTGATCCAAAGTAGGGCTATGGGGGCATGAGAGTTGAGCCCCCACTATCCCTTGGATCCCCATAGAGAATGGGGGAGGGGACTAGATgaatattaagaaaattaattgAGAAAATCTACTGTGTGACACTGACTTTGTTACCATTCAACAATATGCCATCGAGTTTGCCAAGTTATATGATATGCCCTCGATTTTGTGGAACTTCCATAGTATACCACCACCGTCACCAATTTGGCTGTTAGCCTCAGTTTACATTGGAGAAAAGACAAATTTGCCCTTGGAAGACTTGCTGCACCCTGCTATGTACTGCCAATTGCCATCTATGATAGTGTTGATAATGATAATAATTACAGAGAATCAACAATGTGAAACAACATGATGTAAGAACAttatgataatatattttaaatataaagggGGCTATTGCATAACTGATACTATTTTAAGAGCTAACTGTATATTTCCATGTTTTTTAATGAAGTCATAAAAGATGGataaaaacatgcatatttCCTGGTTGCAT
Encoded proteins:
- the LOC102706758 gene encoding chlorophyll synthase, chloroplastic, encoding MATSHLLAAAASTAFRPPLLGGLRSPPPSSLRLNRRRHFQVVRAAETDKDTKPSAPEKAPAGGSSFNQLLGIKGAKQESDIWKIRLQLTKPVTWPPLVWGVLCGAAASGNFHWTVEDVAKSIVCMIMSGPCLTGYTQTINDWYDRDIDAINEPYRPIPSGAISENEVITQIWVLLLAGLGLGALLDVWAGHDFPIIFYLACGGSLLSYIYSAPPLKLKQNGWIGNFALGASYIGLPWWAGQALFGTLTPDIVILTSLYSIAGLGIAIVNDFKSVEGDRALGLQSLPVAFGMETAKWICVGAIDITQLSVAGYLWITGKPYYALALLGLTIPQVVFQVQYFLKDPVKYDVKYQASAQPFFVLGLLVTALATSH